DNA sequence from the Thauera sedimentorum genome:
CCGCCGTCATGCAGGCAGGGCACGCGCCCGTTGGGCGAGAAGGCGCGGAAGGCCGCCCAGTTGGAACCGGCCTCGAACGGGTGCAGGCTTTCGTCGAAATCGATGCCCAGCGCGCGCATCAGCACCCAGGGGCGCAGCGACCAGGACGAGTAGTTCTTGTTGCCAATGTGCAGGACGTAGCGGGACATGGCTGCCTCTCTTGGTGGTGGCGGTTGCCGGGATCATACGCCGCTCCGCCGGCAGGAGCGGGCTTGCAGGCGATTGCGGCCTTCGTTCTTTCACCGGCCGCATCGCGGCCAAGGCCGCTCCTACAGGCCGCGTGGCCGGTTCTTCGGCGGTAGGAGCGGGCTTGCCCGCGATCGGGGCCTTCGTTCTCCCACCGGTCGCATCGCGGCCAAGGCCGCTCCTACAGGTGGCGCGGCCGGTTTTCCGGCGGTAGGAGCGGGCTTGCCCGCGATCGGGGCCTTCGATCATCCACCGGTCGCATCGCGGCCAAGGCCGCTCCTACAGGTCGCGGGGCCGGTTTTCCGGCGGTAGGAGCGGGCTTGCCCGCGATTGCGGCGTCTGTTCATCCGCCGACGGCATCGCGGCCAAGGCCGCTTCTACGGAGTCTTCGCCGCGATGTCGGGGCTGGCGCGTTCGTTGCGCAGCAGGCGGGCCAGCGCCGCGGTGACCAGCACCGCAAAGGCCAGCCGTGCCCACAGGATGGCGGACAGGTCGGCGCCGATCAGCACGATCAGCAAGGTGTCCTCGATGAGGCTGTGGCACAGGCCGAGGAAACTCATGGTGAGGAAGATGTCGCGGCGCGAGAGCTGGCCGGAGCGCGCTTCGCGGATCAGCAGGCCGGCGCCGAAGCTGATGCCCAGCGTGGCGCCGATGATGGTGACGTTGGCCGCCTCGCGGCCGATGCCGATGACGCGCAGCAGCGGCGCGAGCAGCGCATGCATCAGGCGTTCGATGCCCAGCGCGCGCAGCAGGCGCAGCAGGGCCATCAGCGCGGCGATGATGAAGAACACCATGACCAGCATCTGTGCCTGTTCCAGTGCCCAGGCGGCCAGGGTGTCGGCCCGCGCGGCGGGCTGCCACAGCAGGCGGGCCGGCTGCTGCAGGAAGTCGCCGGCGCGGTAGGCGAGGTTGAGCAGGGCGCCGAGCACCAGTGCGCCGCCCAGGCGCAGCGCCAGCGTGGCGCCCCAGGCCACGCCGGTGGCGCGCGCCACCGCGCCTTCCACCGGCAGCGAGTGCGCCACCAGGATCATCGTGCCTAGCACGCTGGCCTGCGCCACGGAAAGCGGCACGCTGGCCGCCACGTCCACGTACACCACCAGCGCGGTGTAGATGTTCACCAGCATGCCCGCCGCCCACACGATGCCCATCGCGTCCGGCAGACCGACCAGCTGCATCAACGGCGACAGACCCTGCGCCAGCCAGGCGGTGGCACCGGCCATGTCCAGCGCCTTGACCACCACGAGCGCCGGCACCATGACGCGCAACAGGGTGAGGTAGACCCCGCCCACCTCGCGCAGGAAGCGGCCGGTGGCATGCAGCGCGGGGGCAAATCGGTGAAGCATGGTCAGGGCAACTCCTGCTGGACAAGGGTGCGGACGGATGGATTCATTGTATTCGGCGGGTGGATAATAATTTCTCCTGAATCGGCGGACACTTTTCATAAAGTTTCCAAGATTCGAGCGTAGAGAAATTTTGTTTTTCAACGGAGCGCCGCATGCCCGCCGAAACGCTGGACCGCCTGGATCGCCGCATCCTCGCCGAACTGCAGCAGGACTGCAGCCTGACCAACGCCGCGCTGGCCGAACGGGTGGGCTTGTCGCCGCCGGCCTGCCTCAAGCGGGTGCGCCGGCTCACCGAGCGCGGGGTGATCGCCCGCCAGGTGGCGCTGCTCGCGCCGGAAAAGCTCGGCCAGTGGCTGCACGTGGTGGTCGAGGTGCAGATGGAGCGCGACCGCAAGGATCTCTACCAGCAGTTCCTGCGCCGCGTGCACGCCGCGGCCGAGGTCAAGCAGTGCTACCAGGTGACCGGCGAGACCGACTTCGTGCTGATCGTGGTGGTGCCGGACATGGACGCCTACGACCGCTTCTGCGACCGCGTGCTGTACGCCGACGGCAACATGCGCAAGTTCCGCACCATGGTCTCGCGCTTCCGCAACAAGTTCGACACCACGCTGGAGATCGACCACCCGTAGGCGCGCCCTTGGCCGCGACCGGGGGCCGCGGCAGACCAACCGCCGCAATCGCGGGCAAGCCCGCTCCTACCGCAGGGAAACCGCCGGTGGAAATGTAGGAGCGGCCTTGGCCGCGATGCGGCGTGCGAAAGACCAAACGCCGCAATCGCGGGCAAGCCCGCTCCTACCGCAGGGGAACCGCCGGAGGCAATGTAGGAGCGGCCTTGGCCGCGATGCGGCGCACGCAAGGCCAAACGCCGCAATCGCGGGCAAGCCCGCTCCTGCCGCAGGGGAACCGCCGGGGGAAATGCAGGAGCGGCCTTGGCCGCGATGCGGCGCACGCAAGACCAACCGCCGCAATCGCGGGCAAGCCCGCTCCTACCGCAGGGAAACCGCCGGTGGAAATGTAGGAGCGGCCTTGGCCGCGATGCGGCGTGCGCAAGACCAAACGCCGCAATCGCGGACTCAGGCGGGCGCGGACAGCAGCAGTTCGGCCTCCACCCGGTTGCGGCCGGCTTCCTTGGCGCGGTAGAGCGCGGCGTCCGCGCGGGCCAGCGGCAGGTCGCTGCCGGTGTCGCCGGGGTGCAGCAGGGTGATGCCGATGCTGATGGTGACCTTCACCCGGGTCTCCCCGAGCTCGCACGGCGTTCCGGCGACCTTCAGGCGCAGGCGCTCGGCCAGCAGGCGCGCGCCGTCGGCGTCGGTGCCCGGTAGCAGGGCGGCGAACTCCTCGCCGCCCAGGCGGCCGAGCAGGTCGATGCGGCGCAGGCCGCTGCCGGCGATGTCGGCGAAGTGGCGCAATACCGCGTCGCCGGTGGCATGGCCGTGGCGGTCGTTGACCTGCTTGAAGTGGTCGATGTCTACCATCAGCAGCGCCGCCGGCGTGCCGAAGCGGCGGAAGCGGCCGAGTTCCTGGTCCACGCGCTCCAGGAAGTGGCGGCGGTTGGGCAGGCCGGTGAGGAGATCGGTGGTAGCCAGGCGGTGCAGTTCGCGCTCGCGCGTCTTGCGTTCGGTGATGTCGCGGTACAGCCACAGGTGGCCGAGGAAGCGCTCGCCATCCAGGATGGGCAGGCAGTCGCGCTCCAGCGCGCGGCCATCGGACATGAGCAGTTCCTCGCCCACCCGCGCCTCGCGGCGTTCCAGCAGCCGGGCGGTGCTCTCGGAGAACTGCTGCGGCGCGGCGAAGCGGCCGGTCGCACGGTCGAGCACCTCGGCCGAGGGCGCACCGGTGAGCGTCTCGGGCGTGTCGAATGGGGCGAGCAGGTCGCAGAAGGTCTGGTTGGTGAGCAGGACCTTGCGCTGCTCGTCTTCCAGCAGGATGCCGCCGTGGAAGTTCTCGATCACCGTGGCCAGCCGCGCGCGGGCGGTGAGCAGGGCTTCCTCGGCGCGCTTGCGGGCGGAGATGTCGGTGTGTGTGCCGACCATGCGCACCGGCTCCTTGCCGTTCCACTGCACCACCTTGCCGCGGCTCTGCACCCACAGCCAGCCGCCGTCGGCGCAGCGGTAGCGGAACTCGGCCACGAAGACCTCGCCGCGCGCGAGCTGGCGGCGTACCGATTCGGTGGCCGGCTGCAGGTCGTCCGGGTGCAGCAGGTTCTGCCAGGTTTCGAAGGTGACCGGGAAGGCCTCTGCCGGATGGCCCAGCATGTGGAAGCTGCGCTCGTCCCAGAATACGGCGTTGGTGGGGATGTGCCAGTCCCACAGGCCGTCTTCCACCGCGGCGAAGGTGCTGCGGTAGCGTTCCTCGCTGGCGCGCAGTTCCAGTTCGACGCATTTGAGCGCGGTGACGTCCTGCACCGTGCCCAGCGCGGACACCAGCCGCCCGTGTTCGTCGCGCACCAGTTCGGCCATCTCGTGCACCCAGCGGGTCTCGCCATTGACCACGATGCGGTGTTCGATGTCGTAGGGGGCGCCAGCCAGCGCGGCGCGCCAGGCGGCATCGACCTCCGCGCGGTCGTCCGGGTGAACGTGCTCCAGGAAGGTGGGGTAGTCGGCCGGTGTGTCGGGCGGCAGGCCGAAGATGCGGTAGGTTTCCGCCGACCATTCCAGGCGCTTGTTGCGCGCGTCGACCTCCCAGCTGCCGAGCCGGGCGACCGACTGCGCGCGCCGCAGCATGTCTTCGGATACGCGCAGCGCCGCGGTGGCTTCGTCGATGCGCTGCAGCAGCCCCCGCCGGGTGGTGCGCAGCAGCCACAGCAGCAGGCCCTGAGACAGCAGATAGGCGCCGAACAGCATCGCGGCGGTCACGCGCTGGTGATCGCGCCAGGTGGCGAGCACCGCGGTCTTGTCGCGCCAGACCAGCACCGAACCCACCGCCGCGCGGGCCGGATCGACCGAGCCGAGATAGTCGCGCAGCGGGAAGCGGGTCAGGTGCCAGTCCTTGCCTTCCCACCGCAGCACGTGGGAGAGGGTTTCCGCGGCCTGCAGACGGGGCAGGGCGGCGGCGGCCATCCAGGCGCGCACTTCGTCGCGCGAGGCCGCTTCCAGGTAGCACTTGCAGCCCTGTTCCTCGTGCGGGCCGTTGAGCGGGCGGAACTGGTTCCACACCGCGTCCTCAACGTGTTCCTGCTTGAGCAGTACCGCAAAACCCGCGCCCACCTGGCGGTCCAGCCGTTCGAGCTGCGTATCGAAGGAGGTGCCGGCTTCCAGCGCGCCGATGTAGCTGCGCGCGCCGTCGTCCGCGGTGGCCCACACCGGCACCACGCCGCGCACCCCGGAATAGATGCGCCCGGTCTCGAAGCCGACCCGCGCTTCGTGGTCGCGATTGACGTCCTCGATGATGTGGCGCAGGCCGTCCATGCGGTCGCCGAACTTCTGCGGGGTGTGCACCCGCAGGTAAGACAATGAACCCGGGCCGAACTGGAAGTGCAGCTGGCGCAGTCCGTACTGCTTCTGCATGTCGGACCAGGCCGGCGCGACATGGCGGTACAGCGCATCGCGCCACTGCGCCGCGCGCTCGCCGCCGGGGCCGCCGCCTTCCGCATCCACCGCGTCCTTGCCGCGCTGGAACAGGCTGCGCACCTGCGGATCGGCCGCCACCATGGAGGCCAGGGTGAGCATCTGCTGCTGGAGGTCGGAAAGCGCTACTTCAAACGTGGTACGCAGCGCGCTCGACTCGTTGGCCAGGGCCTGGTCCAGTTCCTCGCGGTCGTGTTGCCACAGCAGTACGCCGAATGCGGCGTAGATCAGTGCCAGCAGGATGCTGGCGAGCGTGGCGACGACGGGGAAGGACAGACGGCGCATCGGATGGCTCCGCTGCAGGAAAATTAGCATTTTGCCTTATGACGTAGGGCACAGGAAGCGTACGCCTGTGGCTTGACGCCGCCGGCGCGGGCGCGGATCGTTGCGCTCTCGGCAAACGGAGGACGGGAATGAAACTGGGAACACCGCTGTCGGTAAGCGCAGTGCGGGTCATGCTGCTGGGCGCCGGCGAACTGGGCAAGGAAGTCGTCATCGCGCTGCAGCGCCTGGGCGTGGAAGTGATCGCCGTGGACCGCTATCCCAACGCGCCCGGCCACCAGGTCGCCCACCGCGCGCACGTCATCCCGATGACCGACGGCGCCGCGCTGCGCGAACTGATCGAGCGCGAGCGCCCCCACCTGGTGGTGCCGGAGATCGAAGCCATCGCCACCGACATGCTGGTGCAGGTCGAGGCCGAGGGCCTGGCCGAAGTTATCCCCACCGCGCGCGCCGCCCAGCTCACCATGAACCGCGAAGGCATCCGCCGCCTGGCCGCGGAAGAACTCGGCCTGCCCACCTCGCCCTACCGCTTCGCCGATTCGCTGGAGGACCTGCAGGCGGCCATCGACGGCGGCATCGGCTACCCGTGCATCGTCAAGCCGGTGATGTCCTCCTCCGGCAAGGGCCAATCGACCGTGCGCGGCCCGGAAGACGTCGCCCGCGCCTGGGACTACGCCGCCGCCGGCGGACGGGTGAATCAGGGTCGGGTCATCGTCGAAGGCTTCATCGACTTCGACTACGAAATTACCCTGCTCACCGTGCGCGCCTGCGACGAGGCCGGCACGGTGCAGACGTACTTCTGCGAGCCCATCGGCCACAAGCAGGTGGCCGGCGACTACGTCGAATCCTGGCAGCCGCAGCCGATGAGTGCGGTGGCGCTGGGCAAGGTGCGCGAGATCGCTGCCGCGGTCACCGGCAACCTGGGCGGGCGCGGCCTCTTCGGCGTGGAACTCTTCGTCAAGGGCGAGCAGGTGTGGTTCTCGGAAGTGAGCCCGCGCCCGCACGACACCGGCCTGGTTACCCTGTGCTCGCAGCGTTTCTCCGAATTCGAACTCCACGCCCGCGCAATCCTCGGCTTGCCGGTGGACGTCGCCCTGCGCGAACCCGGTGCCTCCGCGGTGATCTACGGTGGCATGGACGAAGCCGGCGTGGCCTTCGAAGGCGTGGCCGACGCGCTCGCCGTGCCGCGCAGCGACCTGCGCCTGTTCGGCAAGCCGGAAGCCTTCACCAAGCGCCGCATGGGCGTGGCGGTGGCCAATGGCGACACGGTGGAGGAGGCGCGCGAGCGGGCGAAGCTGGCGGCGGGCCGGGTGCGGGTGGTGAAACCTGCGGCAGGAGACTAGAGGCCGGTCAGCCGGAACGGACTAGGTAAGCACCGTCCGGCCGAAGGACGCTCACGAGGATTCGACGCGGGAGGGGACCCATGCGGAAGCTTGCGCTGTTTGTTGTTCTGGGTATTGCGGTGTTTGCACCTGTGGCGAGCAGTGCTCCGATGGGTCTGCAACCCTGTGGCGATGCCTGGTATCGCTCGGTCGAGGCGCAGTTGCCGACCGGCGACGGGCAGGGCCATGGGCCGGATGTCGGCTCCGCGGAATGGAAGTCGGTGGTCGAGTTCCGGCTGGGCGTCCGAGGCGAAGTCGGCATACCGCCCCGGGACGATGAAGCCTGGTGCCGCTTCGTGGAGGCGCGCCTGCAGCAGCGCGGTCCGTCTTTCGACTGCGGCGGCGTGGCGGCAGGCAGTGTCGAGGCGATGATCTGCGGGGACGGGGAGCTGTCGGCGTTCGACCGTGAACTGTCGGGCGTGTATGCGGCCGCTTCGCGCAAGGCGGTCAAGGAGCATCCGCCGCGCCTGAAGGCGGAACAACGCGGCTGGATCAAGGGCCGCGACGATTGCTGGAAGAGCGAGGACAGGCGTGCTTGCGTCCGCGATGCCTATCGTCTGCGCATCGCGGCGCTGCAGGCGAGCTACCGGCTGGTGCCGGAGATCGGGCCAGTGCACTACATGTGTGACGGCAATCCGGCCAACGAGGTGGTGGTGACCTTCTTCCACACCGAACCGGCAACGCTCATCGCCGAACGGGGCGACAGCGTTTCGCTGATGTACGCGGCGCCCAGCGCCAGCGGCGCGCGCTACCTGGGGCGCAACGAGTCTTTCTGGGAACACCAGGGCGAGGCGCGGGTGACCTGGGGATATGGCGCGCAGGAGATGCGCTGCGAGAAGGCCAAGTAGGGCGGGGCCTTCGTCTGCGCACTGCCGTTCCGAGGCCCACTGCGGATACCGGACCGCTATGCCGCTTCCGGGCATGCATCCACCCGTCCGGCTGCCGGGCGCCCCTACGCAACCTTGCGTATTCCGCGCATCCCCCCGCCTCCCTAATCTGTGATCGTGCAATGCAGCAACGCGGTGCATCCGATCACTACCAGGGAGACCTTCCATGCAGACCCGTCGCAACTTCCTCAAGGCACTGACCCTTTCCGCTTCCATCGCCGCCATCGGCCTGCCGGTGGGCGCGCATGCGGCCGACACGATCAAGGTCGGCATCCTGCATTCGCTCTCGGGCACGATGGCGATCTCCGAGACTGCGCTGAAGAACGTGGCGCTGATGACCATCGAGGAGATCAACGCCGCCGGCGGGGTGATGGGCAAGAAGCTGGAGCCGGTGGTGGTGGACCCGGCCTCCAACTGGCCGTTGTTCGCCGAGAAGGCGCGCCAGCTGCTGACCCAGGACAAGGTGGCGGCGGTGTTCGGCTGCTGGACTTCCGTGTCCCGCAAGTCGGTGAACCCGGTGTTCAAGGAACTCAACGGCCTGCTGTTCTACCCGGTGCAGTACGAGGGCGAGGAGCTGGAGAAGAACGTGTTCTACACCGGCGCGGCGCCCAACCAGCAGGCGATTCCGGCGGTGGAATACCTGATGAGCGAAGAGGGCGGCGGCGCCAAGCGCTTCGTGCTGCTGGGCACCGACTACGTGTATCCGCGCACCACCAACAAGATCCTGCGCGCCTTCCTCAAGAGTAAGGGCGTGAGCGATGCGGACATCATGGAGGACTACACCCCCTTCGGCCACTCGGACTACCAGACCATCATCGCCAAGATCAAGCAGTTCGCCGCGCAGGGCAAGAAGACCGCAGTGATCTCGACGATTAACGGCGACTCCAACGTGCCCTTCTACAAGGAGCTGGGCAACGCGGGCCTGAAGGCGACCGACGTGCCGGTGGTGGCGTTCTCGGTGGGTGAGGAGGAACTGCGCGGCGTGGATACCAAGCCGTTGGTCGGCCACCTCGCGGCATGGAACTACTTCATGACCGTGGAGAACCCGCAGAACACCGCCTTCATCGACAAGTACAAGGCCTGGGCCAAGAAGAACGGCGTGCCCAACGCCGAGACCGTGGTCACCAACGATCCGATGGAAGCCACCTACGTGGGCATCCACATGTGGAAGCAGGCGGTGGAGCAGGCCAAGACCACCGACGTGGATGCGGTGATCAAGGCCATGGGCGGACAGACCTTCACGGCGCCCAGCGGCTTCACCCTGACCATGGACAAGACCAACCACCACCTGCACAAGCCGGTGCTGATCGGCGAAGTGCGTCCGGACGGCCAGTTCGACGTGGTGTGGCAGACCAAGGAGCCGATCCGCGCCCAACCGTGGAGC
Encoded proteins:
- a CDS encoding Lrp/AsnC family transcriptional regulator, coding for MPAETLDRLDRRILAELQQDCSLTNAALAERVGLSPPACLKRVRRLTERGVIARQVALLAPEKLGQWLHVVVEVQMERDRKDLYQQFLRRVHAAAEVKQCYQVTGETDFVLIVVVPDMDAYDRFCDRVLYADGNMRKFRTMVSRFRNKFDTTLEIDHP
- a CDS encoding sensor domain-containing diguanylate cyclase; protein product: MRRLSFPVVATLASILLALIYAAFGVLLWQHDREELDQALANESSALRTTFEVALSDLQQQMLTLASMVAADPQVRSLFQRGKDAVDAEGGGPGGERAAQWRDALYRHVAPAWSDMQKQYGLRQLHFQFGPGSLSYLRVHTPQKFGDRMDGLRHIIEDVNRDHEARVGFETGRIYSGVRGVVPVWATADDGARSYIGALEAGTSFDTQLERLDRQVGAGFAVLLKQEHVEDAVWNQFRPLNGPHEEQGCKCYLEAASRDEVRAWMAAAALPRLQAAETLSHVLRWEGKDWHLTRFPLRDYLGSVDPARAAVGSVLVWRDKTAVLATWRDHQRVTAAMLFGAYLLSQGLLLWLLRTTRRGLLQRIDEATAALRVSEDMLRRAQSVARLGSWEVDARNKRLEWSAETYRIFGLPPDTPADYPTFLEHVHPDDRAEVDAAWRAALAGAPYDIEHRIVVNGETRWVHEMAELVRDEHGRLVSALGTVQDVTALKCVELELRASEERYRSTFAAVEDGLWDWHIPTNAVFWDERSFHMLGHPAEAFPVTFETWQNLLHPDDLQPATESVRRQLARGEVFVAEFRYRCADGGWLWVQSRGKVVQWNGKEPVRMVGTHTDISARKRAEEALLTARARLATVIENFHGGILLEDEQRKVLLTNQTFCDLLAPFDTPETLTGAPSAEVLDRATGRFAAPQQFSESTARLLERREARVGEELLMSDGRALERDCLPILDGERFLGHLWLYRDITERKTRERELHRLATTDLLTGLPNRRHFLERVDQELGRFRRFGTPAALLMVDIDHFKQVNDRHGHATGDAVLRHFADIAGSGLRRIDLLGRLGGEEFAALLPGTDADGARLLAERLRLKVAGTPCELGETRVKVTISIGITLLHPGDTGSDLPLARADAALYRAKEAGRNRVEAELLLSAPA
- the purT gene encoding formate-dependent phosphoribosylglycinamide formyltransferase, producing the protein MKLGTPLSVSAVRVMLLGAGELGKEVVIALQRLGVEVIAVDRYPNAPGHQVAHRAHVIPMTDGAALRELIERERPHLVVPEIEAIATDMLVQVEAEGLAEVIPTARAAQLTMNREGIRRLAAEELGLPTSPYRFADSLEDLQAAIDGGIGYPCIVKPVMSSSGKGQSTVRGPEDVARAWDYAAAGGRVNQGRVIVEGFIDFDYEITLLTVRACDEAGTVQTYFCEPIGHKQVAGDYVESWQPQPMSAVALGKVREIAAAVTGNLGGRGLFGVELFVKGEQVWFSEVSPRPHDTGLVTLCSQRFSEFELHARAILGLPVDVALREPGASAVIYGGMDEAGVAFEGVADALAVPRSDLRLFGKPEAFTKRRMGVAVANGDTVEEARERAKLAAGRVRVVKPAAGD
- a CDS encoding MliC family protein; this translates as MRKLALFVVLGIAVFAPVASSAPMGLQPCGDAWYRSVEAQLPTGDGQGHGPDVGSAEWKSVVEFRLGVRGEVGIPPRDDEAWCRFVEARLQQRGPSFDCGGVAAGSVEAMICGDGELSAFDRELSGVYAAASRKAVKEHPPRLKAEQRGWIKGRDDCWKSEDRRACVRDAYRLRIAALQASYRLVPEIGPVHYMCDGNPANEVVVTFFHTEPATLIAERGDSVSLMYAAPSASGARYLGRNESFWEHQGEARVTWGYGAQEMRCEKAK
- the urtA gene encoding urea ABC transporter substrate-binding protein, yielding MQTRRNFLKALTLSASIAAIGLPVGAHAADTIKVGILHSLSGTMAISETALKNVALMTIEEINAAGGVMGKKLEPVVVDPASNWPLFAEKARQLLTQDKVAAVFGCWTSVSRKSVNPVFKELNGLLFYPVQYEGEELEKNVFYTGAAPNQQAIPAVEYLMSEEGGGAKRFVLLGTDYVYPRTTNKILRAFLKSKGVSDADIMEDYTPFGHSDYQTIIAKIKQFAAQGKKTAVISTINGDSNVPFYKELGNAGLKATDVPVVAFSVGEEELRGVDTKPLVGHLAAWNYFMTVENPQNTAFIDKYKAWAKKNGVPNAETVVTNDPMEATYVGIHMWKQAVEQAKTTDVDAVIKAMGGQTFTAPSGFTLTMDKTNHHLHKPVLIGEVRPDGQFDVVWQTKEPIRAQPWSPFIEGNEGKQGL